The following are encoded in a window of Manihot esculenta cultivar AM560-2 chromosome 8, M.esculenta_v8, whole genome shotgun sequence genomic DNA:
- the LOC122724412 gene encoding uncharacterized protein LOC122724412, with protein sequence MTDQPLKKILHRPKTSGRMLAWSIEISPYCLEYRPWTAIKSQALADFIAECTFNEEQKGSGKLAFEVSGEETEGQSSQEFDWKLYIDGASGAGGSSAGIQLKGPGEFKVCYALRLEFKASNNVAEYEALINGMLVAMEVGATDLEVNSDSQLVINQITGAYQARDPIMQNYLAKVKAIKAELKGRGVTVKYQRIPREENEEADLLSRLTKEELEQLPDEVYIQYVSTPAFNKTINVFQVEQNQNWTIPYLEYLEKGKLPKDKGEAKKIAARAANYQAIRGTLYRRGKSSPWLRCVSPEEAIKVMEEIYRGTCGAHEGAGILANKIFRQGYYWPTVKKEAEEFVRRCDVCQRFANAINVPTTPQSSISSPWPFSEWGIDILGPFPKTKGQKKFVVVAVEYFSKWPEAKAIPTITARKMIDFVWGNIICRFGVPRVLISDNSRQFDCSTFRAFTTNMGIWHKFSSVAHPQTNGQTEVTNRAILQGLKKRLDGANANRAEELNSILWTLRTTPRTSTKETPFALAFGTEAVVPIELQVPTHRVQFHDENANSDKLRSQGKKPEGRRPGPEKPRSYRKKSGDRQVGTDLGGPVQNSKSGQVRGISN encoded by the exons ATGACAGATCAACCTCTGAAGAAGATTCTGCACAGGCCGAAAACCTCAGGCCGGATGCTGGCTTGGTCCATTGAGATTAGCCCTTATTGTCTAGAGTACCGACCTTGGACCGCTATAAAGTCTCAGGCCCTGGCTGAtttcatagcagagtgcacaTTCAATGAAGAACAAAAGGGGTCGGGCAAGCTAGCTTTTGAAGTGTCGGGAGAGGAGACAGAGGGGCAGTCCTCTCAGGAATTCGACTGGAAACTATACATAGATGGGGCGTCAGGCGCCGGGGGCAGTAGCGCTGGAATACAGCTAAAGGGACCAGGAGAATTTAAGGTTTGCTATGCCCTACGCCTAGAATTCAAGGCCTCCAATAATgtggcagaatatgaagccctaataaatggGATGCTGGTGGCAATGGAAGTAGGGGCGACCGACCTCGAAGTGAATAGTGACTCCCAGCTGGTGATTAATCAAATAACCggggcatatcaggccagagacccaATCATGCAGAATTACCTGGCAAAGGTAAAAGCCATTAAAGCCGAGCTCAAGGGTCGGGGAGTCACAGTTAAATACCAAAGAATACCCCGAGAGGAGAATGAAGAAGCAGATTTGCTCAGTCGGTTGACTAAAGAAGAACTAGAACAACTTCCTGATGAGGTATACATACAATATGTTAGCAcgcctgcttttaataaaacaatcAATGTATTTCAGGTAGAGCAAAACCAGAACTGGACGATCCCGTACTTGGAATACCTGGAAAAAGGAAAGCTCCCTAAAGACAAGGGCGAAGCAAAAAAGATAGCGGCCCGAGCTGCCAACTATCAAGCAATAAGGGGAACTTTGTACAGAAGGgggaaatccagcccgtggctccgcTGTGTAAGCCCGGAGGAGGcaataaaggtgatggaagaaatatATAGAGGAACGTGCGGAGCTCACGAAGGGGCAGGAATACTGGCTAATaagatattcaggcaagggtactactggcccaccgtTAAGaaggaagcagaagagtttgttcgAAGATGTGACGTCTGCCAGAGAtttgccaacgccatcaatGTCCCAACCACTCCTCAATCCAGCATCTCCAGCCCGTGGCCGTTCTCGgaatggggaatagacatcctgggaccctttCCTAAGACCAAGGGACAGAAAAAGTTTGTAGTagtggctgtggagtacttctcgaaatggccggAGGCGAAAGCAATCCCCACAATAACCgcccgcaagatgatagattttgtatggggGAATATCATCTGCAGGTTTGGAGTACCGAGGGTACTCATCTCAGATAACAGCAGACAATTCGACTGCAGTACCTTCAGAGCGTTCACgacaaacatgggcatatggcacaaattttCCTCAGTAGCCCACCCTCAGACCAACGGCCAGACGgaggtcaccaacagagctatcctccagggGTTAAAGAAGAGGCTGGATGGGGCAAATGCAAAcagggcagaagaactcaatagcatcttGTGGacactccgaactacccccaggacgtccactaaagaaacgccttTTGCACTTGCATTTGGCACTGAAGCCGTAGTCCCAATTGAGTTACAAGTCCCTACACACCGGGTCCAGTTTCATGATGAGAATGCAAACAGTGATAAACTgagaa gtcagggaaagaagcctGAAGGTAGGAGACCTGGCCCTGAGAAACctagaagctacaggaaaaagagtggCGATAGGCAagttggcaccgacctgggagggcccgttcAGAATAGCAAAAGTGGTCAAGTCAGGGGTATATCGAATTGA